One stretch of Zingiber officinale cultivar Zhangliang chromosome 6B, Zo_v1.1, whole genome shotgun sequence DNA includes these proteins:
- the LOC121988830 gene encoding tRNA A64-2'-O-ribosylphosphate transferase-like isoform X1, producing MAAEEKMSVYRASRSIKRLENSLYNALRSIYEDSTFVAEIAGLWPDLPLVANLRCGLWYSPRFEATCYFKSTDGHTNNLSFSTSRLNLHLAQLAGQKGGCIIVDSTRKGKRFPDSMSKTISIWACVLNRAIKNHLQRMSDTMQQGIELDSNISCNGSMDGGFRPAEWDCTLHLPTWVPNTEKAIIETHLEDWTRLLEDCHADISSLASNLGKPLRPLWISQRTLIWLNEVPEHDSWDFIPLILVSASGMSQLRTTSGFSWHYIPGAGDDEESWARGLSPDMFWKHSFELIDAGPDLCNRLVAEIVEKERVYHAHRGEYSPQVPVRSGKFLASNLTISSEESYVASQSMKSKFPIKSMGSTSCCNEQSLFWLGQTNIAVCATPHDSDASTDIDCVLNCDSSSKPLCFQSVNSYLHLPIMTSKVDRFSLIRNLSSAIDFAKTHLSIGRKLIVCCHNGEDISICVCLAILISLFDEDGSYDGGKSFMSTNITKWDVKRRLVFICKFAVNARPSRGNLKQVFGFLSREQDSLTNTGSAVDST from the exons ATGGCGGCGGAGGAGAAGATGAGCGTGTACAGAGCGTCGAGGAGCATCAAGCGGTTGGAGAACTCTCTCTACAACGCGCTTCGTTCCATCTACGAAGACTCCACCTTCGTAGCCGAGATCGCTGGGTTGTGGCCAGACCTACCGCTCGTCGCCAATCTCCGTTGCGGCCTATGGTACTCCCCTCGGTTCGAGGCTACCTGCTACTTTAAGTCCACCGATGGCCACACCAACAACTTGTCATTTAGCACATCGCGCCTCAATCTCCACCTTGCGCAGCTGGCGG GACAGAAAGGAGGGTGCATTATAGTTGATTCAACAAGGAAGGGAAAACGCTTTCCAGATAGCATGTCAAAGACAATATCAATATGGGCATGCGTGCTTAATCGTGCAATCAAGAATCATCTGCAAAGAATGTCTGATACAATGCAGCAAGGTATAGAGCTG GACTCAAATATTTCCTGCAATGGGAGTATGGATGGGGGATTCAGACCGGCTGAGTGGGACTGCACCTTGCACCTTCCAACTTGGGTTCCAAATACTGAGAAAGCAATTATTGAGACACACCTTGAAGATTGGACCAGACTATTGGAAGATTGCCATGCTGATATTAGTTCTCTTGCATCAAACTTAGGAAAGCCACTTCGTCCACTATGGATTTCTCAAAGGACTCTCATTTGGTTGAATGAAGTTCCTGAGCATGATTCTTGGGATTTTATACCTCTCATCCTTGTTTCAGCATCAGGAATGTCTCAGTTGAGGACCACGTCAGGATTTAGTTGGCACTACATTCCAGGAGCAGGAGACGACGAGGAAAGCTGGGCAAGAGGGCTGTCTCCTGATATGTTCTGGAAGCATTCTTTTGAACTCATAGATGCTGGCCCAGATCTTTGCAACCGACTAGTTGCTGAAATAGTTGAAAAAGAAAGAGTATATCATGCACATAGGGGTGAATATTCTCCTCAAGTACCTGTGAGATCTGGGAAATTTTTAGCAAGCAATTTAACTATTTCTAGTGAAGAATCTTATGTTGCTAGCCAATCCATGAAGTCTAAATTTCCCATCAAATCTATGGGTTCAACATCATGTTGCAATGAACAGTCTTTATTTTGGCTGGGTCAGACCAACATTGCAGTTTGTGCAACGCCACATG ACTCAGATGCATCCACTGACATTGACTGTGTGTTGAACTGTGACAGCAGCTCAAAACCATTGTGTTTTCAATCAGTTAATTCCTATCTGCATTTACCAATAATG ACTTCAAAGGTGGATCGGTTTTCCTTGATCAGGAATCTTTCATCTGCAATTGACTTTGCAAAGACACACTTGAGCATTGGCAGGAAACTTATTGTGTGTTGTCATAATG GAGAAGATATCAGTATCTGTGTGTGCCTCGCTATCTTAATATCCTTATTTGATGAAGACG GATCTTATGATGGAGGAAAATCATTCATGTCCACCAACATTACCAAGTGGGATGTGAAGAGAAGATTGGTATTTATTTGCAAATTCGCTGTAAATGCACGCCCATCAAGAGGGAACTTAAAGCAGGTGTTTGGATTCCTCAGTAGAGAACAAGATTCACTGACTAATACAGGATCTGCAGTTGATAGTACTTGA
- the LOC121988830 gene encoding tRNA A64-2'-O-ribosylphosphate transferase-like isoform X2, producing the protein MAAEEKMSVYRASRSIKRLENSLYNALRSIYEDSTFVAEIAGLWPDLPLVANLRCGLWYSPRFEATCYFKSTDGHTNNLSFSTSRLNLHLAQLAGQKGGCIIVDSTRKGKRFPDSMSKTISIWACVLNRAIKNHLQRMSDTMQQGIELDSNISCNGSMDGGFRPAEWDCTLHLPTWVPNTEKAIIETHLEDWTRLLEDCHADISSLASNLGKPLRPLWISQRTLIWLNEVPEHDSWDFIPLILVSASGMSQLRTTSGFSWHYIPGAGDDEESWARGLSPDMFWKHSFELIDAGPDLCNRLVAEIVEKERVYHAHRGEYSPQVPVRSGKFLASNLTISSEESYVASQSMKSKFPIKSMGSTSCCNEQSLFWLGQTNIAVCATPHDSDASTDIDCVLNCDSSSKPLCFQSVNSYLHLPIMTSKVDRFSLIRNLSSAIDFAKTHLSIGRKLIVCCHNGSYDGGKSFMSTNITKWDVKRRLVFICKFAVNARPSRGNLKQVFGFLSREQDSLTNTGSAVDST; encoded by the exons ATGGCGGCGGAGGAGAAGATGAGCGTGTACAGAGCGTCGAGGAGCATCAAGCGGTTGGAGAACTCTCTCTACAACGCGCTTCGTTCCATCTACGAAGACTCCACCTTCGTAGCCGAGATCGCTGGGTTGTGGCCAGACCTACCGCTCGTCGCCAATCTCCGTTGCGGCCTATGGTACTCCCCTCGGTTCGAGGCTACCTGCTACTTTAAGTCCACCGATGGCCACACCAACAACTTGTCATTTAGCACATCGCGCCTCAATCTCCACCTTGCGCAGCTGGCGG GACAGAAAGGAGGGTGCATTATAGTTGATTCAACAAGGAAGGGAAAACGCTTTCCAGATAGCATGTCAAAGACAATATCAATATGGGCATGCGTGCTTAATCGTGCAATCAAGAATCATCTGCAAAGAATGTCTGATACAATGCAGCAAGGTATAGAGCTG GACTCAAATATTTCCTGCAATGGGAGTATGGATGGGGGATTCAGACCGGCTGAGTGGGACTGCACCTTGCACCTTCCAACTTGGGTTCCAAATACTGAGAAAGCAATTATTGAGACACACCTTGAAGATTGGACCAGACTATTGGAAGATTGCCATGCTGATATTAGTTCTCTTGCATCAAACTTAGGAAAGCCACTTCGTCCACTATGGATTTCTCAAAGGACTCTCATTTGGTTGAATGAAGTTCCTGAGCATGATTCTTGGGATTTTATACCTCTCATCCTTGTTTCAGCATCAGGAATGTCTCAGTTGAGGACCACGTCAGGATTTAGTTGGCACTACATTCCAGGAGCAGGAGACGACGAGGAAAGCTGGGCAAGAGGGCTGTCTCCTGATATGTTCTGGAAGCATTCTTTTGAACTCATAGATGCTGGCCCAGATCTTTGCAACCGACTAGTTGCTGAAATAGTTGAAAAAGAAAGAGTATATCATGCACATAGGGGTGAATATTCTCCTCAAGTACCTGTGAGATCTGGGAAATTTTTAGCAAGCAATTTAACTATTTCTAGTGAAGAATCTTATGTTGCTAGCCAATCCATGAAGTCTAAATTTCCCATCAAATCTATGGGTTCAACATCATGTTGCAATGAACAGTCTTTATTTTGGCTGGGTCAGACCAACATTGCAGTTTGTGCAACGCCACATG ACTCAGATGCATCCACTGACATTGACTGTGTGTTGAACTGTGACAGCAGCTCAAAACCATTGTGTTTTCAATCAGTTAATTCCTATCTGCATTTACCAATAATG ACTTCAAAGGTGGATCGGTTTTCCTTGATCAGGAATCTTTCATCTGCAATTGACTTTGCAAAGACACACTTGAGCATTGGCAGGAAACTTATTGTGTGTTGTCATAATG GATCTTATGATGGAGGAAAATCATTCATGTCCACCAACATTACCAAGTGGGATGTGAAGAGAAGATTGGTATTTATTTGCAAATTCGCTGTAAATGCACGCCCATCAAGAGGGAACTTAAAGCAGGTGTTTGGATTCCTCAGTAGAGAACAAGATTCACTGACTAATACAGGATCTGCAGTTGATAGTACTTGA